In the Pyrolobus fumarii 1A genome, one interval contains:
- a CDS encoding DUF2283 domain-containing protein, translating to MQRVCAKLRVVVEYDREADAAYIRLGEGRVAETMEVEPGVLLDLDDEGRVIGVEVLEASVRLGRVLSRLEELTVKARTDYQV from the coding sequence TTGCAGAGAGTTTGTGCAAAGCTAAGGGTCGTGGTGGAGTATGACCGTGAGGCTGACGCAGCATACATTCGGCTCGGGGAGGGGAGGGTGGCAGAGACCATGGAGGTTGAGCCCGGGGTGTTGCTTGACCTTGACGATGAGGGGAGGGTGATTGGCGTGGAGGTTCTCGAGGCGAGCGTGAGGCTTGGGCGCGTCCTTTCGAGGCTAGAGGAGCTAACCGTCAAGGCCAGGACTGATTACCAGGTGTAA
- a CDS encoding DUF4258 domain-containing protein, producing MRIRLTRHAEERLRERGISLEEVKVCIQNPDYTEESRGALRCWKRMGDKYIVVVYRVECNQWIVITAYKTSRRPRLPGRQ from the coding sequence TTGAGGATACGCCTAACCAGGCACGCTGAGGAGAGGCTGAGGGAGAGGGGTATCAGCCTCGAAGAGGTGAAGGTGTGCATCCAAAACCCAGACTATACCGAGGAGTCCAGGGGTGCACTTAGATGCTGGAAGAGGATGGGCGACAAGTACATCGTCGTGGTGTACCGGGTCGAGTGCAATCAGTGGATAGTTATAACGGCTTACAAGACCTCGAGGAGGCCGCGGCTACCCGGCAGGCAGTAG